The Anolis carolinensis isolate JA03-04 chromosome 2, rAnoCar3.1.pri, whole genome shotgun sequence genome has a window encoding:
- the LOC134297162 gene encoding uncharacterized protein LOC134297162 — MPSDASPAQTRRHGAPVWPSDSPAGPALQMPLRTVPVMNNRNEIVQTYQAVPFSSSDLLNWKNNTPPYSEEPQAMARLLEGIMATHNPTWQDCRQLLNMLFTSEERRAVLNNGVAIAQVGAPQDDDAAKWGAQRFPVEIDPQWDTVQQGHLQRLKGFQRILVEAVKRGPPQPINIIKIQGVVQEKSESPTAFLERLEAAYRKYSPYNLEDENGRRAIQQSFISQAALDIRRKIQKQPGFLGKTMNELLALADQVYMARDQVEEEKKDRKKKQGYQALVTMMEQTASGQRGRGGYARGGQGGRRGPPQRLGRDQCAKCKKFGHWKGECPEGKEGSQEGPRGRGRPERGRNPGRGRGLGNYVPFPAREVIAAAAVMEEEWEDMDEGEE, encoded by the coding sequence atgcccagtgatgcttccccGGCACAGACCCGGAGACATGGGGCTCCGGTGTGGCCCAGTGATTCACCGGcaggaccggccctccagatgcccttgaggacGGTGCCTGTCATGAataacaggaatgagatagtccaAACATACCAggcagtgcctttcagtagtagtgatcttttgaattggaaaaataatactccaccttatagtgaagaaccccaagctatggctaggctattggaagggattatggcaacccataatcccacctggcaagattgcagacaattgttgaatatgttgttcacatcagaagagagaagagcagtgttgaataatggggtagccatagcccaggttggggccccacaagatgaTGATGCAGCcaagtggggagcacagaggtttcctgtggaaatagatccccaatgggacaccgtgcaacaaggacatttgcagagactgaaaggattccagcgtatattggtagaagcggtaaagaggggcccgccgcaacccatcaacattataaaaattcagggagtggtacaggaaaaatccgagtcaccaacagcctttttggaaaggctggaggcagcatacagaaagtatagcccgtataatttggaggatgaaaacggtaggagggcgattcaacagtcttttatcagtcaggcGGCTCTTGACATCcgaagaaagattcaaaagcaaccaggatttctaggaaagactatgaatgaactgttggcactcgcagatcaggtttatatggcgagggaccaggtagaagaggagaagaaggacaggaagaagaagcagggataccaagcattagttaccatgatggaacagactgcaagtggacagagaggaagaggaggatatgccagagggggacaaggaggaagaagagggccccctcagaggttaggtcgagaccaatgtgctaaatgtaagaagtttggacactggaaaggtgaatgcccagaaggaaaagaaggaagtcaggaaggaccaagaggaagaggaaggcctgagagaggaagaaacccaggaaggggaagaggacttggaaactacgtaccttttcctgcgagagaggtgatagctgcagcagctgtgatggaagaagaatgggaagatatggatgaaggagaggaatga